In the Candidatus Poribacteria bacterium genome, one interval contains:
- a CDS encoding transglutaminase family protein has translation MNYKIVHKTEYSYTHPVNLCYNEARLSPRSFAHQDCSESQFVVAPEPRECRERQDFFGNTVYYFTIQQPHNQLTVTVTSRVSVKDREMQLNFAEHLTWEEVRQQLQMDQNPGILEMRQYVLDSPMVPMMPELHAYAEKSFTKGKPLLEAVNDLTTRLYTDFTYDPGFTTIVTPLADVIEYRRGVCQDFAHLGIGCLRALGLAARYVSGYIETTPPPDQEPLAGADASHAWFSVYLPQLGWVDFDPTNNQIPADQHITIAWGRDYADVTPLKGVVFGSGTHELSVSVDCKRENF, from the coding sequence ATGAACTACAAGATCGTCCATAAAACTGAATACAGCTATACCCATCCCGTGAACCTCTGCTATAACGAGGCGCGTTTGAGTCCCCGGAGTTTTGCGCATCAGGACTGTAGCGAGAGTCAATTCGTTGTTGCACCCGAACCCAGAGAGTGCCGAGAACGTCAGGATTTCTTCGGAAACACCGTTTACTATTTCACAATCCAGCAGCCTCATAATCAGCTCACGGTTACGGTTACGAGTCGTGTGAGCGTCAAAGATAGAGAGATGCAACTGAATTTCGCCGAGCACCTCACTTGGGAGGAGGTGCGACAGCAGCTGCAAATGGATCAAAACCCAGGAATCCTGGAGATGCGGCAATATGTTCTTGACTCTCCAATGGTTCCGATGATGCCCGAACTTCATGCTTATGCTGAAAAGTCGTTTACTAAAGGAAAACCGCTGCTTGAAGCCGTTAACGATTTGACTACCCGTCTCTACACAGATTTTACCTACGATCCGGGTTTCACGACAATCGTAACACCTTTGGCTGATGTCATAGAGTATCGTCGGGGTGTTTGTCAGGATTTTGCGCATCTCGGTATCGGGTGTCTACGTGCGCTCGGGCTTGCTGCGCGTTACGTCAGCGGCTATATTGAAACCACTCCACCACCGGATCAAGAACCGTTAGCGGGTGCCGATGCCTCCCATGCGTGGTTTTCTGTTTATCTGCCGCAGCTTGGCTGGGTAGATTTCGATCCAACAAATAATCAGATACCAGCAGATCAACACATCACAATCGCATGGGGGAGAGACTATGCGGACGTAACGCCGCTGAAGGGTGTTGTCTTTGGGAGTGGCACACATGAATTATCTGTCTCGGTGGATTGTAAACGGGAAAATTTTTAA
- a CDS encoding circularly permuted type 2 ATP-grasp protein has protein sequence MQRADVKDWAVIGDSYNAIESSRGRTGNVPGKQIDEMLGADRKINPHWHAFMQALDTLGLAEMESRDKEVQRLLRENGVTYVLHGEQQGHRPWELDPIPLIISKTDWETISDGLTQRAELLNLILADLYGERTLIKDGLIPPEVVYAHAGFLRACVGLVPSGFPFLLSYAADLARGPDGEMWILGDRAQAPSGAGYALENRTALARALPNLFGEVGVHRLSFFFRALQNSVVDLQHQLETASRIAPHQTDNPQVVVLTPGPLNETYFEHAYLANYLGYTLVQGDDLTVWDGRVWLKSLDGLRPVDIILRRVDDIFCDPLELRQDSRLGIAGLLEAIRQGNVVVINPPGSSVLENPGLMPFLPNIAKRLIGEDLRLPSVATWWCGQPKARDYVLANLKKLVVKPIHRQPGRRPLFGTELDSTQLDALRARINAKPHLYVGQEHVHFSTTPSLIEGKLEPRRAILRSFLFAERDGYTVMPGGLTRCAGEKGELTISIQDGGVSKDTWILASEPEPHVSLWQRHITEVMGPASTSPAGLSSRAAENLFWVGRYAERAEGQARLLRIMLNKVKMGRMGLETSHLAQGPPAALFTETFGDDEREVSELAYLHSMLRSLTGLTSSHPGFVRKDEQSLGDELLSIMLDVENTGSLVSTLQALLTAAYAVRDRWSTDTWRVMNGIEDLCAALEKSVSKDGEASPKILTDLVLQEAELASLDQLMIFLSALSGLNAENMTQTIGWISLDMGRRIERALLLIVLCRSSLVAVQDDWVEYMLLESVLAAAESLITYRSRYRTALHFPTALELLLLDENNPRSLLYQLKRLEEQIRILPREKLGYRLSEEEQLILEALTQLQLSNTIDLAERSEHTTQRKGLEKLLVRLAQILIDISDVLTQTYFSHVQRPQQLITTDNL, from the coding sequence ATGCAACGTGCAGATGTAAAAGATTGGGCGGTAATTGGCGATAGTTATAACGCCATCGAATCGTCCCGTGGACGTACAGGCAATGTTCCCGGTAAGCAGATCGATGAGATGCTGGGGGCGGATAGAAAAATCAATCCGCACTGGCATGCCTTCATGCAGGCACTTGACACCTTAGGACTCGCGGAGATGGAATCTCGCGACAAAGAGGTGCAACGTCTGCTTCGGGAGAATGGTGTCACCTACGTCTTACATGGGGAACAGCAGGGACATCGCCCGTGGGAATTAGATCCCATTCCACTAATTATCTCAAAAACAGATTGGGAAACGATCTCTGACGGACTTACACAACGAGCGGAGCTGCTAAACTTAATTTTGGCGGACCTCTATGGTGAGCGAACCTTAATCAAAGATGGGTTGATACCACCAGAAGTGGTTTATGCACATGCCGGATTTTTGCGAGCGTGTGTCGGGCTTGTTCCGTCTGGATTCCCTTTCCTGTTGAGTTATGCCGCCGATTTGGCGCGCGGACCGGACGGCGAAATGTGGATACTCGGTGATCGGGCACAGGCACCATCAGGTGCAGGCTATGCACTCGAAAATCGCACCGCCCTCGCGCGCGCACTACCAAACCTCTTTGGTGAAGTCGGCGTTCATCGACTCTCTTTTTTCTTTCGCGCACTACAAAACAGCGTAGTGGACCTACAACACCAACTCGAAACCGCTTCCCGTATTGCCCCACACCAAACAGACAATCCACAGGTCGTTGTACTGACCCCTGGTCCTCTCAATGAAACTTACTTTGAACACGCGTATCTGGCAAACTACCTCGGTTACACCTTAGTCCAAGGGGACGACTTGACGGTGTGGGATGGGCGCGTTTGGTTGAAATCGCTTGATGGCTTGCGTCCTGTTGATATTATTCTGCGCCGAGTCGACGACATCTTCTGTGATCCGTTAGAACTCCGACAGGACTCAAGACTTGGGATCGCAGGTTTGCTGGAAGCGATTCGACAGGGAAACGTGGTCGTGATAAATCCACCGGGTAGCAGTGTTTTAGAAAATCCGGGCTTGATGCCGTTCCTGCCGAACATCGCAAAACGGTTGATAGGTGAAGATCTACGTCTCCCCTCTGTCGCAACATGGTGGTGTGGACAACCGAAGGCGCGCGACTATGTGTTGGCAAACCTCAAAAAGTTAGTTGTCAAACCCATTCACCGTCAACCGGGCAGACGCCCCCTGTTTGGAACTGAACTCGATAGCACCCAACTTGATGCACTTCGCGCTCGGATTAATGCCAAACCGCATCTCTATGTCGGGCAGGAGCATGTTCACTTCTCCACAACCCCCTCGCTGATTGAAGGGAAACTTGAACCCCGCCGCGCGATCCTCCGTAGTTTTTTGTTCGCAGAGAGAGATGGCTACACCGTGATGCCGGGTGGACTTACCCGTTGTGCAGGCGAGAAGGGTGAACTGACAATCTCAATCCAAGATGGTGGGGTTAGTAAAGACACCTGGATACTTGCCTCTGAACCTGAACCGCATGTCAGTTTATGGCAGCGACATATCACGGAGGTGATGGGGCCTGCTTCTACGAGTCCCGCTGGATTGTCGAGTCGTGCAGCTGAGAATCTGTTCTGGGTAGGTCGCTATGCAGAACGCGCAGAGGGGCAAGCGCGGCTCCTGCGGATTATGTTGAATAAGGTCAAGATGGGTAGGATGGGCTTGGAGACTTCGCACTTAGCACAGGGACCGCCTGCTGCGCTCTTTACGGAGACTTTCGGTGACGATGAAAGGGAAGTATCAGAACTCGCGTATCTCCACAGCATGCTCCGCTCCCTGACCGGCTTAACTTCATCGCACCCGGGTTTCGTCAGAAAAGACGAACAGTCGTTAGGAGATGAGCTTCTTTCCATCATGCTGGACGTGGAAAACACCGGTAGCTTGGTGTCTACGCTTCAGGCACTTCTCACCGCAGCTTACGCAGTCAGAGACCGCTGGTCTACCGACACATGGCGTGTGATGAACGGCATTGAAGATCTATGTGCTGCCCTTGAAAAAAGCGTCTCCAAAGATGGAGAGGCAAGTCCAAAAATATTGACGGATCTCGTGCTGCAAGAGGCGGAATTAGCCTCACTCGATCAACTCATGATCTTTCTTTCAGCATTGAGTGGGCTTAATGCCGAAAACATGACGCAAACGATCGGTTGGATTAGTTTGGATATGGGGCGGCGTATTGAACGCGCACTGCTTCTCATCGTGCTTTGCCGTTCGAGTCTTGTCGCTGTTCAGGACGACTGGGTTGAATATATGTTACTTGAATCTGTCCTTGCTGCCGCCGAGAGCCTGATCACTTACCGCAGCCGCTATCGTACAGCACTCCACTTTCCAACTGCCTTGGAGTTGCTACTTCTTGACGAGAACAATCCGCGCTCGCTCCTATATCAGTTGAAACGGCTTGAGGAACAGATACGTATCCTCCCAAGAGAAAAACTCGGCTACCGGCTTAGCGAGGAGGAACAACTCATTCTGGAGGCTTTAACGCAGTTGCAGCTCTCTAATACAATCGACCTCGCTGAGCGTTCGGAACACACAACACAACGTAAGGGGTTAGAAAAACTCCTCGTCCGTCTTGCACAGATACTGATTGACATTTCCGATGTCCTCACGCAGACCTATTTTAGCCACGTCCAAAGACCGCAGCAGTTGATTACAACCGATAACCTTTAG
- a CDS encoding nucleotide pyrophosphohydrolase, translated as MTIEAFQKQIEDIYYTRDAERGVPLTFTWFVEEVGELAKEIRKQPQDMERLREEFADVFAWLATLASLLGISLEDAAQIYAAGCPKCKDTPCDC; from the coding sequence ATGACAATTGAAGCGTTTCAGAAGCAAATTGAAGATATCTATTACACGCGCGATGCTGAGCGCGGCGTGCCACTAACCTTTACATGGTTCGTTGAAGAGGTCGGCGAATTGGCAAAGGAGATCCGCAAACAGCCACAGGACATGGAACGACTGCGAGAGGAATTCGCCGATGTTTTTGCATGGCTCGCTACATTAGCAAGCCTGCTCGGTATTTCCTTAGAAGATGCCGCGCAAATCTACGCAGCGGGCTGCCCGAAATGCAAAGATACGCCCTGC